A genomic region of Haliotis asinina isolate JCU_RB_2024 chromosome 1, JCU_Hal_asi_v2, whole genome shotgun sequence contains the following coding sequences:
- the LOC137275009 gene encoding streptococcal hemagglutinin-like, producing MTPSNSATLNTNSTSSNSITPNAHRTPSSSITPNTHRTPSSSITLNTNSTSSNSITPNTHRTPSSSITLNTHRTPSSSITPNTHRTPSSSITLNTHRTPSNSTTLNIHMTPSNSATLNANSTSSNSATLNTHIAPSNSITLNANSASSNYTALNTHSTPSNSAIFNSHSTSGNSATLNTHSTSGNSATLNTHSTSGNSAILNTHCTFGNSAILNTHCTSGNSATLNTHSTSGNSAILNTHCTFGNSAILNTHRTSGNSATLNTHSTPSNSATLNTHCTSGNTATLNTHSTSGNSAILNTHCTFGNSAILNTHCTSGNSATLNTHSTSGNSATLNTHCTSGNSAILNTHCTSGNSATLNTHSTSGNSATLNTHSTSCNFAILNTHFTFGNSATLNTHSTSGNSATLNTHSTSGNSATLNTHCTSGNSAILNTHFTFGNSATLNTHSTSGNSATLNTHSTSGNSATLNTNSTSSNSITPNTHRTPSSSITPNTHRTPSSSITLNTNSTSSNSITPNTHRTPSSSITLNTHRTPSSSITPNTHRTPSSSITLNTHRTPSNSTTLNIHMTPSNSATLNANSTSSNSATLNTHIAPSNSITLNANSASSNYTALNTHSTPSNSAIFNSHSTSGNSATLNTHSTSGNSATLNTHSTSGNSAILNTHCTFGNSAILNTHCTSGNSATLNTHSTSGNSAILNTHCTSGNSATLNTHSTPSNSATLNTHCTSGNTATLNTHSTSGNSAILNTHFTFGNSAILNTHCTSGNSATLNTHCTSGNSAILNTHCTSGNSATLNTHSTSGNSATLNTHSTSGNFAILNTHCTSGNSATLNTHSTSGNSATLNTHSTSGNSAILNTHCTSGNSATLNTHSTSGNFAILNTHFTFGNSATLNTHSTSGNSATLNTHSTSGNSATLNTHSTSGNFAILNTHCTSGNSATLNTHSTSGNSATLNTHSTSGNSAILNTHCTFGNSATLNTHSTSGNSATLNTHSTSGNSATLNTHCTSGNSATLNTHSTSSNSATLNAHSTHTNSTTLNTIKTPTNSTIIHAHSTSSNSTSLNTHCSSTSF from the coding sequence ATGACACCCAGCAACTCTGCCACTCTCAACACCAATAGTACATCCAGCAACTCTATCACTCCCAACGCTCACAGGACACCTAGCAGCTCTATCACTCCCAACACTCACAGGACACCTAGCAGCTCTATCACTCTCAACACCAACAGTACATCCAGCAACTCTATCACTCCCAACACTCACAGGACACCTAGCAGCTCTATCACTCTCAACACTCACAGGACACCTAGCAGCTCTATCACTCCCAACACTCACAGGACACCTAGCAGCTCTATCACTCTCAACACCCACAGGACACCCAGCAACTCTACCACTCTCAACATCCACATGACACCCAGCAACTCTGCCACTCTCAACGCCAACAGTACATCCAGCAACTCTGCCACTCTCAACACCCACATTGCACCCAGCAACTCTATCACTCTCAACGCCAACAGTGCATCCAGCAACTATACCGCTCTCAACACCCACAGTACACCCAGCAACTCTGCCATCTTCAACAGCCACAGTACATCCGGCAATTCTGCCACTCTCAATACCCACAGTACATCCGGCAATTCTGCTACTCTCAACACCCACAGTACATCCGGCAATTCTGCCATCCTCAACACTCACTGTACATTCGGCAATTCTGCCATCCTCAACACTCACTGTACATCCGGCAATTCTGCCACTCTCAATACCCACAGTACATCCGGCAATTCTGCCATCCTCAACACTCACTGTACATTCGGCAATTCTGCCATCCTCAACACCCATAGAACATCCGGCAATTCTGCCACTCTCAACACCCACAGTACACCCAGCAATTCTGCCACTCTCAATACCCACTGTACATCCGGCAATACTGCCACTCTCAACACCCACAGTACATCCGGCAATTCTGCCATCCTCAACACTCACTGTACATTCGGCAATTCTGCCATCCTCAACACTCACTGTACATCCGGCAATTCTGCCACTCTCAATACCCACAGTACATCCGGCAATTCTGCCACTCTCAACACCCACTGCACATCCGGCAATTCTGCCATCCTCAACACTCACTGTACATCCGGCAATTCTGCCACTCTCAATACCCACAGTACATCCGGCAATTCTGCCACTCTCAACACCCACAGTACATCCTGCAATTTTGCCATCCTCAACACTCACTTTACATTCGGCAATTCTGCCACTCTCAATACCCACAGTACATCCGGCAATTCTGCCACTCTCAATACCCACAGTACATCCGGCAATTCTGCCACTCTCAACACCCACTGTACATCCGGCAATTCTGCCATCCTCAACACTCACTTTACATTCGGCAATTCTGCCACTCTCAATACCCACAGTACATCCGGCAATTCTGCCACTCTCAATACCCACAGTACATCCGGCAATTCTGCCACTCTCAACACCAATAGTACATCCAGCAACTCTATCACTCCCAACACTCACAGGACACCTAGCAGCTCTATCACTCCCAACACTCACAGGACACCTAGCAGCTCTATCACTCTCAACACCAACAGTACATCCAGCAACTCTATCACTCCCAACACTCACAGGACACCTAGCAGCTCTATCACTCTCAACACTCACAGGACACCTAGCAGCTCTATCACTCCCAACACTCACAGGACACCTAGCAGCTCTATCACTCTCAACACCCACAGGACACCCAGCAACTCTACCACTCTCAACATCCACATGACACCCAGCAACTCTGCCACTCTCAACGCCAACAGTACATCCAGCAACTCTGCCACTCTCAACACCCACATTGCACCCAGCAACTCTATCACTCTCAACGCCAACAGTGCATCCAGCAACTATACCGCTCTCAACACCCACAGTACACCCAGCAACTCTGCCATCTTCAACAGCCACAGTACATCCGGCAATTCTGCCACTCTCAATACCCACAGTACATCCGGCAATTCTGCTACTCTCAACACCCACAGTACATCCGGCAATTCTGCCATCCTCAACACTCACTGTACATTCGGCAATTCTGCCATCCTCAACACTCACTGTACATCCGGCAATTCTGCCACTCTCAATACCCACAGTACATCCGGCAATTCTGCCATCCTCAACACTCACTGTACATCCGGCAATTCTGCCACTCTCAACACCCACAGTACACCCAGCAATTCTGCCACTCTCAATACCCACTGTACATCCGGCAATACTGCCACTCTCAACACCCACAGTACATCCGGCAATTCTGCCATCCTCAACACTCACTTTACATTCGGCAATTCTGCCATCCTCAACACTCACTGTACATCCGGCAATTCTGCCACTCTCAACACCCACTGCACATCCGGCAATTCTGCCATCCTCAACACTCACTGTACATCCGGCAATTCTGCCACTCTCAATACCCACAGTACATCCGGCAATTCTGCCACTCTCAACACCCACAGTACATCCGGCAATTTTGCCATCCTCAACACTCACTGTACATCCGGCAATTCTGCCACTCTCAACACCCACAGTACATCCGGCAATTCTGCCACTCTCAATACCCACAGTACATCCGGCAATTCTGCCATCCTCAACACTCACTGTACATCCGGCAATTCTGCCACTCTCAACACCCACAGTACATCCGGCAATTTTGCCATTCTCAACACTCACTTTACATTCGGCAATTCTGCCACTCTCAATACCCACAGTACATCCGGCAATTCTGCCACTCTCAATACCCACAGTACATCCGGCAATTCTGCTACTCTCAACACCCACAGTACATCCGGCAATTTTGCCATCCTCAACACTCACTGTACATCCGGCAATTCTGCCACTCTCAATACCCACAGTACATCCGGCAATTCTGCCACTCTCAATACCCACAGTACATCCGGCAATTCTGCCATCCTCAACACTCACTGTACATTCGGCAATTCTGCCACTCTCAATACCCACAGTACATCCGGCAATTCTGCCACTCTCAACACCCACAGTACATCCGGCAATTCTGCCACTCTCAACACCCACTGTACATCCGGCAATTCTGCCACTCTCAACACCCACAGTACCTCCAGCAACTCTGCCACTCTCAACGCCCACAGTACACACACCAATTCTACCACCCTCAACACCATCAAGACACCAACAAACTCCACCATCATCCACGCCCATAGTACATCCAGCAACTCTACCAGCCTCAACACCCACTGCAGCTCAACCAGCTTTTGA